One segment of Streptomyces bathyalis DNA contains the following:
- a CDS encoding ABC transporter substrate-binding protein codes for MKNKQIRNTAIAGIGILGALTLTAGCGKADTSSGGGSGDKVVLAEPSWVGAQANAAVVKKLLEDELDVKVEAKQMDEPVAFDALNSGKASAILEDWHGVPKKEKKYVDEKKTVVSGGDLGVVGHIGWFVPKYYADKHPDIKNWKNLNKYAKDFRTSESGDKGHFIGAAPSYSQHDKELIKNLKLDYKHIPSGAEAAQLKEIQRLYDAKKPFLTYWWEPQWMNNKIDMVEIELPKYTPGCEEPAAKAKCGYETNQLEKFLNADFAKENSDAAKFIKKFKWTTKDQNEVAGNIAGKKMKPEDAAEKWIKANKSTWEKWMPKK; via the coding sequence ATGAAGAACAAGCAGATACGCAACACGGCCATCGCCGGAATCGGCATCCTGGGCGCGCTCACCCTCACCGCCGGGTGCGGCAAGGCCGACACCAGCAGCGGCGGAGGGAGCGGTGACAAAGTCGTCCTCGCTGAACCGTCCTGGGTCGGCGCGCAGGCGAACGCCGCGGTCGTGAAGAAGCTCCTGGAGGACGAGCTCGACGTGAAGGTCGAGGCCAAGCAGATGGACGAGCCCGTCGCCTTCGACGCGCTCAACAGCGGCAAGGCCTCCGCCATCCTCGAGGACTGGCACGGCGTACCGAAGAAGGAGAAGAAGTACGTCGACGAGAAGAAGACCGTCGTCTCCGGCGGCGACCTCGGTGTCGTCGGGCACATCGGCTGGTTCGTGCCGAAGTACTACGCGGACAAGCACCCCGACATCAAGAACTGGAAGAACCTCAACAAGTACGCCAAGGACTTCCGTACCTCCGAGAGCGGCGACAAGGGCCACTTCATCGGTGCCGCCCCTTCGTACTCGCAGCACGACAAGGAACTGATCAAGAACCTCAAGCTCGACTACAAGCACATCCCCAGCGGTGCCGAGGCGGCGCAGCTGAAGGAGATCCAGCGGCTCTACGACGCCAAGAAGCCGTTCCTCACCTACTGGTGGGAGCCGCAGTGGATGAACAACAAGATCGACATGGTCGAGATCGAGCTGCCGAAGTACACGCCGGGCTGTGAGGAGCCGGCGGCGAAGGCGAAGTGCGGCTACGAGACCAACCAGCTCGAGAAGTTCCTGAACGCGGACTTCGCGAAGGAGAACAGCGACGCCGCGAAGTTCATCAAGAAGTTCAAGTGGACCACCAAGGACCAGAACGAGGTCGCGGGCAACATCGCCGGCAAGAAGATGAAGCCGGAGGACGCGGCCGAGAAGTGGATCAAGGCGAACAAGTCCACGTGGGAGAAGTGGATGCCGAAGAAGTGA
- a CDS encoding ABC transporter permease, whose protein sequence is MSTPTISEKGERAPGASTPQQPDNRPEKQVPPSRLAVLARDPRVLALVFAVLVVLVSAAVGGSGVWPSGWTVDIKTPLNDLDNWLVDNREKSPIFLYFLLHISNAAESSVDGIVSLFDAMGWVGVTLVGTLVGWAAGGSDISRRALRTGGTTLGVFIACGVLNMWAATMETLALMTVAVFASAVLGLLLGLGAGLSDRFERMLRPVFDTMQVMPAFAYLLPLLLMFGVGVPSALIATVIYAAPPMARLTSLGLRSADPAALEASASLGASSWQRLWTARLPLARKQMMLGLNQAIMMCLSMVVLASLIGSEGLGDEIYQALGSLDVGTALTAGVAVVLIAVLLDRTTAAAGERLDATVTVGATRLMTRVRRAVWGLVVVLIGLFAAIGSAIAEREWPDAWTVDLTRPLQDAVDWLTATIGHGVPLVGGTEVWAKGFTVYVLNPLRSGLETTPWWALALLVGVIGWIVGTWRAALTAVICLCLIGVMGLWELSMDTFSQVIAGLVVTVAIGIVLGILAARIERVERMLRPVLDTMQTMPQFVYLIPVIALVGLSRSAGIIAAVIYACPAVIRITAQGLRYVDPAAMEAARSLGATSKQQLFGVQLPLARKSLLVGVNQGVVLVLSMVVIAGLIGGGALGYDVVRGLSKGDLSLGLPAGIAIVCLGIMLDRISQPAGGRPRE, encoded by the coding sequence ATGAGCACCCCCACCATCTCCGAGAAGGGCGAGCGGGCACCCGGCGCATCCACGCCGCAGCAGCCCGACAACCGGCCGGAGAAGCAGGTACCCCCGAGCCGGCTGGCGGTTCTCGCACGCGACCCCAGGGTGCTGGCGCTCGTCTTCGCGGTCCTGGTCGTACTCGTCAGCGCCGCGGTCGGCGGCTCCGGTGTCTGGCCCAGCGGCTGGACCGTCGACATCAAGACGCCGCTCAACGACCTGGACAACTGGCTCGTCGACAACCGCGAGAAGAGCCCGATCTTCCTCTACTTCCTGCTGCACATCAGCAACGCCGCCGAGTCCTCGGTGGACGGCATCGTCAGCCTCTTCGACGCGATGGGCTGGGTCGGCGTCACCCTCGTCGGCACGCTGGTCGGCTGGGCGGCCGGAGGTTCCGACATCTCCCGCCGCGCGCTGCGCACCGGCGGCACCACGCTGGGCGTCTTCATCGCCTGCGGCGTGCTGAACATGTGGGCGGCCACGATGGAGACGCTGGCCCTGATGACGGTGGCCGTCTTCGCCTCCGCCGTGCTGGGTCTGCTGCTCGGGCTCGGAGCCGGACTCTCGGACCGCTTCGAGCGGATGCTGCGTCCGGTCTTCGACACCATGCAGGTCATGCCGGCCTTCGCATATCTGCTGCCGCTGCTGCTGATGTTCGGTGTCGGCGTGCCGTCCGCTCTGATCGCGACCGTCATCTACGCGGCTCCGCCGATGGCGCGGCTCACCTCGCTCGGGCTGCGCAGCGCCGATCCCGCGGCTCTGGAGGCCTCCGCATCCCTGGGCGCGAGTTCATGGCAGCGGCTGTGGACGGCGCGGTTGCCGCTGGCGCGCAAGCAGATGATGCTCGGCCTCAATCAGGCGATCATGATGTGCCTGTCCATGGTCGTTCTCGCCTCCCTCATCGGCTCGGAGGGTCTGGGTGACGAGATCTACCAGGCGCTCGGAAGCCTCGACGTCGGCACGGCGCTCACCGCAGGCGTCGCCGTCGTGCTGATCGCCGTGCTGCTGGACCGTACGACGGCGGCGGCGGGGGAGCGCCTGGACGCCACCGTGACCGTCGGCGCGACGCGTCTCATGACGCGGGTGCGGCGGGCCGTGTGGGGCCTGGTCGTCGTACTGATCGGCCTCTTCGCCGCGATCGGCTCCGCGATCGCCGAGCGTGAGTGGCCCGACGCATGGACCGTGGACCTCACCCGTCCCCTGCAGGACGCCGTCGACTGGCTCACCGCCACGATCGGCCATGGAGTTCCTCTGGTGGGCGGAACGGAGGTCTGGGCGAAGGGCTTCACGGTCTACGTGCTCAACCCCCTGCGCTCCGGCCTGGAGACGACCCCGTGGTGGGCGCTGGCGCTGCTGGTCGGTGTCATCGGATGGATCGTCGGCACCTGGCGTGCCGCGCTGACCGCCGTCATCTGCCTGTGCCTGATCGGCGTGATGGGCCTGTGGGAGCTGTCCATGGACACGTTCTCGCAGGTGATCGCGGGCCTGGTGGTGACCGTGGCGATCGGCATCGTGCTGGGCATCCTCGCCGCGCGGATCGAGCGGGTGGAGCGGATGCTGCGTCCGGTGCTCGACACGATGCAGACGATGCCGCAGTTCGTGTACCTGATCCCGGTGATCGCCCTCGTCGGCCTGAGCCGCAGCGCGGGCATCATCGCGGCCGTCATCTACGCCTGCCCGGCGGTCATCCGCATCACAGCGCAGGGCCTGCGCTACGTCGACCCCGCGGCGATGGAGGCTGCCCGTTCGCTCGGCGCGACCAGCAAGCAGCAGCTCTTCGGCGTACAGCTGCCGCTGGCACGCAAGTCGCTGCTGGTCGGCGTCAACCAGGGCGTCGTGCTGGTGCTGTCGATGGTCGTCATCGCCGGCCTCATCGGCGGCGGCGCGCTCGGCTACGACGTCGTGCGTGGCCTGTCCAAGGGCGACCTCTCACTGGGCCTGCCCGCAGGTATCGCCATCGTCTGCCTCGGCATCATGCTCGACCGGATCTCACAGCCGGCCGGAGGGCGCCCCCGTGAGTAG
- a CDS encoding quaternary amine ABC transporter ATP-binding protein, translated as MSETHESAPVNPVFSVRNLWKVFGPKAHRVPGDKELAGLSAAELTKRTGCTAAVRDVSFDVRKGEVFVVMGLSGSGKSTLVRCLTRLIEPTAGVLEMDGEDVRAMDKQRLRELRRHRTAMVFQNFGLLPHRTVTDNVAYGLEIQGMSKHERRAKGNEMVEKVGLQGLGDRRPVQLSGGQQQRVGLARALAVDPEVLLFDEPFSALDPLIRRDMQEEVIRLHREEGRTMIFITHDLSEALRLGDRILLMRDGEIVQLGTPEEIVANPADDYVRDFVRDVPREQVISVRRAMRPAEKAEADRGADVSPDTLVSDAIEAVARSGENLRVVDDGRTIGVIDHACLLNVVAGLDGDNGDGEADSGKDKEVAAV; from the coding sequence ATGTCCGAGACCCACGAGTCCGCCCCGGTCAACCCGGTGTTCTCCGTCCGCAATCTGTGGAAGGTGTTCGGCCCCAAGGCACATCGGGTGCCCGGCGACAAGGAACTCGCCGGGCTCTCCGCCGCCGAACTGACGAAGCGCACCGGCTGCACCGCTGCCGTCCGCGACGTCTCCTTCGACGTACGCAAGGGCGAGGTCTTCGTCGTCATGGGCCTCTCGGGCTCCGGCAAGTCCACGCTCGTGCGCTGCCTCACCCGCCTCATCGAGCCGACCGCCGGCGTGCTGGAGATGGACGGCGAGGACGTGCGCGCCATGGACAAGCAGCGCCTGCGCGAGCTGCGCCGCCACCGCACCGCCATGGTCTTCCAGAACTTCGGCCTGCTGCCGCACCGCACGGTGACCGACAACGTCGCCTACGGCCTGGAGATCCAGGGCATGTCGAAGCACGAGCGCCGCGCCAAGGGCAACGAGATGGTCGAGAAGGTCGGCCTCCAGGGCCTCGGCGACCGCCGCCCCGTACAGCTCTCCGGTGGTCAGCAGCAGCGCGTCGGGCTGGCCCGCGCGCTCGCCGTCGACCCCGAAGTGCTGCTGTTCGACGAGCCGTTCAGCGCCCTCGACCCGCTGATCCGCCGGGACATGCAGGAGGAGGTCATCCGGCTGCACCGCGAGGAGGGCCGGACGATGATCTTCATCACGCACGACCTGTCCGAGGCGCTGCGCCTGGGCGACCGGATTCTGCTGATGCGGGACGGCGAGATCGTGCAGCTCGGCACGCCCGAGGAGATCGTCGCCAACCCCGCGGACGACTACGTCCGCGACTTCGTCCGCGACGTCCCCCGCGAGCAGGTCATTTCCGTGCGCCGCGCCATGCGCCCCGCGGAGAAGGCCGAGGCCGACCGCGGTGCCGACGTCTCGCCGGACACGCTGGTCTCCGACGCGATCGAGGCCGTCGCCCGCAGCGGCGAGAACCTCCGCGTCGTCGACGACGGACGGACGATAGGCGTCATCGACCACGCCTGCCTGCTCAACGTCGTCGCGGGCCTCGACGGCGACAACGGTGACGGAGAAGCCGACTCGGGCAAGGACAAGGAGGTGGCCGCCGTATGA
- a CDS encoding GMC family oxidoreductase, translated as MSREDISTYDYVIVGGGTAGSVIASRLTEDPDVTVALIEGGPSDIDRPEVLTLRRWLGLLGGELDYDYPTTEQPRGNSHIRHSRAKVLGGCSSHNTLISFKPLPSDWDEWEAGGAKGWGSAAMDPYFAKLRNNVVPVGEQDRNAIARDFIAAAKDALDVPEVDGFNKQPFHEGVGFFDLSYHPETNKRSSASVAYLHPHIEAGDRPNLDILLETWAYRLQLEGNKATGVHVRGKDGTERLISAASEVLVCAGAVDTPRLLMHSGIGPKADLEALGLPVAHDLPGVGENLLDHPESVIVWETDGPIPDNSAMDSDAGLFLRRDPESAGPDLMFHFYQIPFTDNPERLGYERPPHGVSLTPNIPKPRSRGRLYLTSADPSVKPALDFRYFTDEDDYDGRTLVDGIKAARQVANTEPFAGWLKREVCPGPDVTSDADISEYARKVAHTVYHPAGTCRMGAHDDALAVVDPQLRIRGLEGIRVADASVFPTMPAVNPMIGVLMVGEKAADLIRSDRPTTTTAPGGVA; from the coding sequence ATGTCCAGAGAAGACATATCCACCTACGACTACGTCATAGTCGGCGGCGGTACGGCCGGGTCGGTGATCGCCTCACGGCTCACCGAGGACCCGGACGTCACCGTCGCACTCATCGAGGGCGGTCCGTCCGACATCGACCGACCCGAGGTGCTCACACTGCGCCGCTGGCTCGGCCTGCTCGGCGGCGAGCTCGACTACGACTACCCCACCACCGAACAGCCACGCGGCAACTCGCACATCCGGCACAGCCGGGCGAAGGTGCTCGGCGGCTGTTCGTCGCACAACACCCTGATCTCCTTCAAGCCGCTGCCGTCCGACTGGGACGAGTGGGAGGCCGGCGGCGCCAAGGGCTGGGGTTCCGCCGCCATGGACCCCTACTTCGCCAAGCTGCGCAACAACGTCGTGCCCGTCGGTGAGCAGGACCGCAACGCGATCGCCCGCGACTTCATCGCCGCCGCCAAGGACGCGCTGGACGTTCCCGAGGTCGATGGTTTCAACAAGCAGCCCTTCCACGAGGGCGTCGGCTTCTTCGACCTCTCGTACCACCCGGAGACCAACAAGCGCTCCTCGGCGTCCGTCGCCTACCTGCACCCCCACATCGAGGCCGGTGACCGCCCGAACCTCGACATCCTCCTGGAGACCTGGGCGTACCGGCTCCAGCTCGAAGGCAACAAGGCGACCGGCGTGCACGTCCGCGGCAAGGACGGCACGGAACGGCTGATCTCCGCGGCGAGCGAGGTGCTGGTGTGCGCGGGCGCCGTGGACACCCCGAGGCTGCTGATGCACTCGGGCATCGGCCCGAAGGCGGATCTGGAGGCGCTCGGCCTCCCCGTCGCGCACGACCTGCCCGGTGTCGGGGAGAACCTGCTGGACCACCCCGAGTCCGTGATCGTCTGGGAGACGGACGGGCCCATCCCCGACAACTCCGCGATGGACTCCGACGCCGGGCTCTTCCTGCGCCGGGACCCGGAGTCGGCCGGACCCGACCTGATGTTCCACTTCTACCAGATCCCCTTCACCGACAATCCCGAGCGGCTGGGCTACGAACGGCCCCCGCACGGCGTGTCGTTGACGCCCAACATCCCCAAGCCGCGCAGCCGCGGGCGCCTTTACCTCACCTCGGCGGACCCGTCCGTCAAACCGGCCCTGGACTTCCGGTACTTCACGGACGAGGACGACTACGACGGCCGCACACTCGTCGACGGCATCAAGGCCGCCCGGCAGGTCGCGAACACCGAGCCGTTCGCCGGCTGGCTCAAGCGCGAGGTGTGCCCCGGCCCCGACGTCACCTCCGACGCGGACATCAGCGAGTACGCGCGCAAGGTGGCCCACACCGTCTACCACCCCGCCGGCACCTGCCGGATGGGCGCCCACGACGACGCCCTCGCCGTCGTGGACCCCCAGCTGAGGATCCGCGGACTGGAGGGCATCCGCGTCGCGGACGCCTCCGTCTTCCCCACCATGCCCGCGGTCAACCCGATGATCGGTGTGCTGATGGTCGGGGAGAAGGCCGCTGATCTCATCCGATCCGATCGACCCACTACGACTACGGCACCGGGAGGTGTTGCGTGA
- a CDS encoding aldehyde dehydrogenase family protein yields the protein MSEIESIHIDGDWRSAQAGGTREILDPADATTLAVVAEGGAPDTDAAVAAARRAFDEGDWPRTPVAERAALLRRVADLLQRDREEIGLTESRDAGKTWEEGRIDVDDVTAAFRYFADLVTGESGGRVVDAGDPDVHSVVVHEPVGVCAMITPWNYPLLQASWKIAPALAAGNTFVIKPSEITPMTTIHLVKLLAEAGLPAGVANLVTGPGDPVGARLSEHPDVDLVSFTGGLVSGTKVAQAAAPSVKKVALELGGKNPNVVFADACATDEGFDTAVDQALNAAFIHSGQVCSAGARLIIEESVRERFVSELAGRAQRIRLGRGTEKGVECGPLVSAQQLAKTEAYVASALDEGAVLRSGGERPEPSDVRPADGYFYSPTVLDNCHRRMKVIREETFGPILTVETFRTEDEAVALANDTEYGLAGGVFSADTARARRVAARLRHGTVWINDFHPYLPQAEWGGFGKSGVGRELGPHGLAEYRETKHVYENLRPEPVRWFSG from the coding sequence GTGTCCGAAATCGAAAGCATTCATATCGACGGCGACTGGCGCTCCGCGCAAGCCGGCGGGACACGGGAGATCCTCGACCCCGCCGACGCCACCACGCTCGCCGTCGTGGCCGAGGGCGGTGCTCCGGACACCGACGCCGCCGTCGCCGCCGCCCGCCGTGCCTTCGACGAGGGCGACTGGCCCCGTACACCGGTCGCCGAGCGGGCCGCGCTTCTCCGCCGGGTCGCGGACCTCCTCCAGCGCGACCGCGAGGAGATAGGCCTCACGGAGTCGCGGGACGCTGGCAAGACATGGGAAGAGGGCCGGATCGACGTCGACGACGTCACCGCGGCCTTCCGCTACTTCGCCGACCTCGTCACCGGCGAGTCCGGCGGCCGTGTCGTCGACGCGGGTGACCCGGACGTGCACAGCGTCGTCGTGCACGAGCCCGTCGGCGTCTGCGCCATGATCACGCCGTGGAACTACCCGCTGCTCCAGGCCAGTTGGAAGATCGCCCCGGCGCTGGCTGCCGGGAACACCTTCGTGATCAAGCCCAGCGAGATCACCCCCATGACCACGATCCACCTGGTGAAGCTGCTCGCCGAGGCCGGTCTTCCCGCGGGTGTTGCGAACCTGGTGACCGGGCCCGGCGACCCCGTCGGCGCGCGCCTGTCCGAGCACCCCGACGTGGATCTCGTCTCCTTCACCGGCGGCCTCGTCTCCGGTACGAAGGTCGCCCAGGCCGCCGCCCCCAGCGTGAAGAAGGTGGCCCTGGAGCTGGGCGGCAAGAACCCCAACGTCGTCTTCGCCGACGCCTGCGCCACCGACGAGGGCTTCGACACCGCCGTCGACCAGGCCCTGAACGCGGCCTTCATCCACAGCGGCCAGGTCTGCTCCGCCGGTGCACGCCTCATCATCGAGGAGTCGGTGCGTGAGCGATTCGTCTCCGAGCTGGCCGGCCGCGCCCAGCGCATCCGCCTGGGCCGCGGCACCGAGAAGGGCGTCGAGTGCGGACCGCTGGTCTCCGCGCAGCAGCTGGCCAAGACCGAGGCGTACGTGGCGTCGGCGCTGGACGAGGGCGCTGTGCTGCGCAGCGGCGGGGAGCGCCCCGAGCCGTCCGACGTGCGGCCGGCCGACGGCTACTTCTACTCGCCGACGGTCCTCGACAACTGTCACCGGCGCATGAAGGTGATCCGGGAGGAGACCTTCGGGCCTATCCTCACCGTCGAGACCTTCCGGACCGAGGACGAAGCGGTGGCGCTGGCGAACGACACCGAGTACGGCCTCGCAGGCGGCGTGTTCTCCGCGGACACCGCGCGAGCCCGCCGCGTCGCGGCCCGTCTGCGCCACGGGACCGTGTGGATCAATGACTTCCACCCCTATCTGCCGCAGGCCGAGTGGGGTGGATTCGGCAAGTCCGGCGTGGGCCGTGAGCTGGGCCCGCACGGACTCGCCGAGTACCGCGAGACCAAGCACGTGTACGAGAACCTGCGTCCCGAACCGGTCCGCTGGTTCTCCGGCTGA
- a CDS encoding malate dehydrogenase gives MTRTPVNVTVTGAAGQIGYALLFRIASGQLLGSDVPVKLRLLEITPALKAAEGTAMELDDCAFPLLQGIDITDDPQVAFDGTNVGLLVGARPRTKGMERGDLLEANGGIFKPQGKAINDHAADDVRVLVVGNPANTNALIAQAAAPDVPAERFTAMTRLDHNRALTQLAKKTGSQVSDIKKLTIWGNHSATQYPDIFNAEVGGKNAAETVNDEKWLAEEFIPTVAKRGAAIIEARGASSAASAANAAIDHVNTWVNGTPAGDWTSMGIPSDGSYGVPEGLISSFPVTCSGGSYEIVQGLDINEFSRPRIDASVQELAEEREAVRGLGLL, from the coding sequence ATGACCCGCACCCCCGTCAACGTCACCGTCACCGGAGCGGCCGGCCAGATCGGCTACGCGCTGCTCTTCCGTATCGCCTCCGGTCAGCTGCTGGGCTCCGACGTGCCCGTCAAGCTGCGGCTGCTGGAGATCACCCCGGCCCTGAAGGCAGCCGAGGGCACCGCCATGGAGCTCGACGACTGCGCCTTCCCCCTGCTGCAGGGCATCGACATCACCGACGACCCCCAGGTCGCCTTCGACGGCACCAACGTCGGGCTCCTCGTCGGCGCGCGTCCGCGTACCAAGGGCATGGAGCGCGGCGACCTGCTCGAGGCCAACGGGGGCATCTTCAAGCCGCAGGGCAAGGCCATCAACGACCACGCGGCGGACGACGTGAGGGTTCTCGTCGTCGGCAACCCCGCGAACACCAATGCCCTCATCGCCCAGGCCGCGGCCCCGGACGTGCCGGCCGAGCGCTTCACCGCGATGACGCGCCTCGACCACAACCGCGCGCTCACGCAGCTCGCCAAGAAGACCGGTTCCCAGGTCTCCGACATCAAGAAGCTGACGATCTGGGGCAACCACTCCGCCACGCAGTACCCGGACATCTTCAACGCCGAGGTCGGCGGCAAGAACGCGGCCGAGACCGTGAACGACGAGAAGTGGCTGGCCGAGGAGTTCATCCCGACCGTCGCCAAGCGCGGCGCCGCCATCATCGAGGCGCGTGGCGCCTCCTCGGCGGCATCTGCCGCCAACGCGGCGATCGACCACGTCAACACCTGGGTCAACGGCACACCGGCCGGCGACTGGACGTCGATGGGCATCCCCTCCGACGGTTCGTACGGTGTCCCGGAGGGCCTGATCTCCTCCTTCCCGGTGACCTGCTCGGGAGGCTCGTACGAGATCGTCCAGGGCCTGGACATCAACGAGTTCTCGCGTCCCCGCATCGACGCGTCCGTGCAGGAGCTGGCGGAGGAGCGCGAAGCGGTCCGCGGTCTCGGTCTGCTCTGA
- a CDS encoding DUF2690 domain-containing protein, with the protein MSVATIADRTGYSKSSWERYLGGRLLPPRGATHALGDVTGTDIRHLETMWELAERAWSRDEMRHDVTMEAIRVAQAREALGEFWDDEPAKGRKWGRNKDKSREKDKNRDKERSKGRDAESVGPEAAPKEEEWKEKTGENSIVVLEGSQQDSWDFFAPPSTSRIRAAGNSSAAAPAAHASPAAPAANRPPMDDETAVLRPRPLPGQGGHGGQGGRGDQAGRGHGSHGGRGAVTAGVPSQRVDVASWGTPSEHRSSGVRGGEGGKTGPGLTEPPRPGQGPPAYPGHGAVATPDSDGDGVPDGPHGPEGGRSSRGRRVAALLGGAAGVFAVLGAGVLVFGLPGGSPNSSAAPTPSPTASAPDLPAGVKCQGDSCNGKDPEKMGCGGQNVKSSNSAFVGPSMVEVRYSKVCKAAWGRITGAAQGDNLKISAGGEAASDKVGTTNDAYTEMVAVTSATEARACATLVAGTTGCTKLDATGQAGAEETAGTASSEDPGDAVDPAATDGTGTGTSGDTGNAEATAGTGEAVR; encoded by the coding sequence ATGAGCGTCGCGACCATCGCTGACCGCACGGGCTACAGCAAGTCCTCGTGGGAGAGGTACTTGGGCGGACGGCTGCTGCCGCCGCGCGGAGCCACGCATGCGCTCGGCGACGTCACGGGCACCGACATCCGTCACCTCGAGACGATGTGGGAGCTGGCCGAACGGGCCTGGAGCCGCGACGAGATGCGGCACGACGTGACGATGGAGGCCATCCGCGTCGCGCAGGCACGTGAAGCCCTAGGCGAGTTCTGGGACGACGAGCCCGCCAAGGGCCGCAAGTGGGGCCGCAACAAGGACAAGTCTCGGGAGAAGGACAAGAACCGCGACAAGGAGCGGAGCAAGGGGCGGGACGCCGAGAGCGTCGGTCCCGAAGCCGCTCCCAAGGAAGAGGAGTGGAAGGAGAAGACGGGGGAGAACTCCATCGTCGTTCTCGAGGGTTCGCAACAGGACTCCTGGGACTTCTTCGCTCCGCCCTCCACCTCCAGGATCCGAGCCGCTGGCAACAGCTCCGCGGCAGCTCCCGCCGCTCATGCCTCTCCCGCCGCTCCTGCCGCGAATCGTCCGCCCATGGACGACGAGACAGCCGTGCTGCGCCCCCGTCCGCTTCCCGGCCAGGGTGGTCACGGTGGCCAGGGCGGTCGCGGCGATCAGGCCGGCCGCGGCCACGGGAGTCACGGAGGCCGCGGCGCGGTGACGGCCGGGGTGCCGTCGCAGCGGGTCGACGTCGCGTCATGGGGCACGCCGAGCGAGCACCGCAGCTCCGGCGTGCGAGGCGGCGAGGGCGGCAAGACCGGGCCCGGGCTCACGGAACCGCCCCGGCCGGGCCAGGGTCCGCCGGCGTACCCCGGCCACGGGGCAGTTGCCACGCCCGATTCGGACGGGGACGGCGTACCGGATGGCCCGCACGGTCCCGAGGGCGGCCGCTCCTCACGCGGGCGCCGCGTCGCGGCGCTTCTCGGGGGCGCGGCGGGCGTGTTCGCGGTCCTGGGCGCCGGCGTGCTGGTTTTCGGCCTTCCCGGCGGGTCCCCCAACTCATCGGCCGCGCCTACGCCTTCGCCGACGGCCTCGGCCCCTGACCTGCCCGCGGGTGTGAAGTGCCAAGGTGACAGCTGCAACGGCAAGGACCCGGAAAAGATGGGCTGCGGCGGTCAGAACGTGAAGAGCAGCAACTCCGCGTTCGTCGGACCGAGCATGGTCGAGGTGCGGTACAGCAAGGTCTGCAAGGCCGCATGGGGCCGCATAACGGGTGCGGCGCAGGGAGACAACCTCAAGATCAGCGCGGGCGGCGAGGCCGCGAGCGACAAGGTCGGCACGACGAACGACGCCTACACCGAGATGGTCGCCGTGACCTCCGCGACCGAGGCGCGCGCCTGCGCCACCCTCGTGGCGGGCACCACGGGTTGTACGAAGCTGGACGCGACCGGGCAGGCCGGTGCCGAGGAGACGGCGGGAACGGCGAGTTCGGAGGATCCCGGCGACGCAGTTGACCCCGCGGCGACGGACGGCACGGGCACGGGCACGTCGGGCGACACGGGGAATGCCGAGGCAACTGCCGGGACCGGCGAAGCCGTGCGCTGA
- a CDS encoding DUF3017 domain-containing protein: MRVGGTSRRFPSVTRDTARPEGGQRAMGAGHAAPYRQWPLLAVCCGVLTGLLVTVGEFRAGALIIGLSLVAGAVMRWVMPSVGMLAVRSGYTDIVTYGALGLSIIFLAMMAQPEPWLNVPVLEKILHFVVGRDGG; the protein is encoded by the coding sequence ATGCGGGTGGGAGGGACCTCGCGCCGCTTTCCGTCGGTGACGCGCGACACGGCGCGGCCGGAGGGCGGACAACGTGCGATGGGCGCCGGTCACGCGGCGCCGTACCGGCAGTGGCCGCTGCTGGCGGTCTGCTGCGGAGTGCTGACAGGGCTGCTGGTGACTGTCGGGGAATTCCGCGCCGGGGCACTGATCATAGGTCTGTCGCTGGTCGCAGGCGCGGTCATGCGATGGGTGATGCCGTCCGTGGGGATGCTGGCCGTGCGGTCCGGCTACACGGACATCGTCACCTACGGGGCCCTCGGCCTCTCGATAATCTTTCTGGCGATGATGGCGCAGCCGGAGCCGTGGCTGAACGTCCCGGTGCTGGAGAAGATCCTTCACTTCGTGGTCGGCAGGGACGGCGGGTGA